The sequence TCCCTTTCGTGTGAGATTCATTAGTTTACTGAGTACTATTTCTAgtattatgcattattttgaacacttgttgtattatttaaatcttgctgggcttttaggctcactactatgcttggtgcaggtgagcatacGGACGAGGCTGCTGGGCAGGATTTCCAGGGACCATAGGTGTTCGGTGGCACGCCCTGACCGTTGCCGCTCTTTTCTTTCCGCACTATGTCTTTCTAATAATTATACTCTATCATATGTCGTTTCCTTTCCGGTAGCAGGATGTGTCATTCCCTGCTATTATGTTGGCATGTaaacattaaatatttttcccTTCGTCTGGCGTCGAACTAGATATTGTTTTGTATGCCTTGTGAGATGTTTACCTCGGGTTGAGGTTTATTTTTAAACTGCTGTTTGAGACAGGTGgttttattattcaaacaaataggtcattccaaaatttttaaaattttccgtattttatttatttatttagatattagtagttagggtcgtttctattggtatcagagcgcggtcaTTGGGCTTGGGATGTGCCTACCTCTGAACGCTGGGACTCGGGAGATcttgcctcaaagtctgtaagatttaaaaatttgttatCTTTGACTATTTAAACGTTGAGAATGAGAGTTTTAAAATACCTTGAGTATGTAAAAGTTTAAAGAAACTCTTTTTCTtttaggcatgaaatttaaGTGTTGGAATTTGAACTTGCGTACAGATGGCCACTCGTTGTGGACGTGCTTTGCAGCCACCACCGCCTCCACCTCCGCCACCTCCACCAGCCACGGATGTTGGGACTCAGGTGCTAGTTGGATTAGCCCGTATCCTTGAGCGACATGTGGACGCTCCTAGGGCTGGACTTGGGACTGTTTATGAGCAGTTTAGGAAGATGAATCTAAAGGACTTTGCTGGCACTACTGATCCGCTGGTAGCGGAAGGATGGATTCATTCGCTGGAGGTGATCTTTCGCTATATGCAGTTGGGAGACCAAGATCGAGTTCGTTGTGTCGTCTTCCATCTCCAGGATGATGCtgccctctggtgggagggagtTGTGAAGACGGTGGACACGACTACACTGCCTTGGGCTGAGTTTAGGAGACTCTTCTTCGAGAAGTACTTTACCGCAGATGTGAGGgcccgtttgaagacggagtttatgagtctgcgacagggagatTTATCAGTGGCTCGGTTTGGGGTGAAGTTTGAGAGGGGTTGCCACTTTGTGCCCTTGATTGGAGACGATGAGGAGGAGAATCTCCAGCTCTTCATTGTGGGGCTACGACCCGCTATCCATCATGATGTACATATGGCGGAGCTAGCTGACTATGCTTCTGCCCTTAGGCAAGCTTTGAGGTCTGAGCAGACACTGAGGGATATCAGCGCTGAGGCGCAGAGTAAGAGGCCATTCCCAGCTCTTGGCCAGCAGCAGCAATAGGGCAAGAGGCCATACCATGGACCACCGCGTCAGCAGGGGCATCAGGCCCAGAGCCCCAGGGGCATCAGGCCCAGAGACCCGTTCCTCCTAAGTCTAGGGAGAAACCATTTTGCAGGGAATGCCAGCGTCACCATTTTGGGAAATTCTTGATGGGAGCGGGGgtttgcttcaagtgcaagaaACCAGGACATGTGGTTGCTGATTGTCCAGAGGTCCGGAGGCCCGAGACTGAGCGagtctttgtgatgcaggccgaggaggccgACCCTGATACCACCCTGATCAAAGGTAATGCTTTAAGCTTTTAAGTTAAAACGATACCTTAAATTTATTGGTGGATTTATGTGGTAAATTGCTTTAAGTGAGAACTTGGTTGTACTAAGTGCTAGATATTCTTGAGATTTTTTTTGAGGAAATTGCGTAAGGTTTGTGTGTTATTACATAATTTTGTTGGTTATTAGCTGCATGCTTAAAATTATGGGAACGGATTGCATTAGGATGAGCATAGATTTAGCTTTTGGTTAGGAAACCCAATGCTACGTTGTAACTGTGATTTTTGCAAGAAGAATCTTAGTAGCTGGTGTAGCCACCAAAGAATTATTAGATCGGGGGCTATACATTCTTTTATTTCTGAGGCGTTTGTGCACAAGTGGGGAATTCAGCGAGAGGAGTTGTCGGTGGGATTCTCAGTTATTATCCCCTCAGAGGAAGAGCTTACCACCAAGAGCTTAGTCAGGAGTCTTGAGCTTCTCTTGCAGGGTCAGACGGTGGTTGCAGACCTTATAGTGTTGCCCATGCCCAAGTTCGATCTAATTCTTGGGATGGACCTGATGGTGAAGAATGTTGTGGTTATTGATTTTCAGTAGAGATCAGTGTTGGTTAGAACGGAAGGTGTTGAGCCTTTCTGGTTTGAGGCAGCTAAGAGTCGGAGGAAGGCCAAGGTCATATCTTTTCTTCAGGCGAGACAGTTTATGTTGGAGGGCTCTGAGACATTCTTGGCAAGTTTGACCTTGACAGAAATTCCAGTTAGACCTGTGATTACAGATGTGGATATAGTCCGAGATTTTGGAGATGTGTGTTGCAGGTCTTCCGCCCGATAGGGAGATTGAGTTCTCTATCGGTTTGGTCCCAGGTACCGCGCCAATTTCTAAGGCACCATATAGGTTGGCGCCTACTGAAATGAAGGAGttgaaagagcagattcaagagttgctagATAAGGGTTTTATACGCCCTAGTTTCTTTCCATGGGGTGCACcggttctctttgtgaagaagaagtatGGGAGCCTAaggttgtgtattgattacagggagttgaacggagtgactgtgaagaacaagtacccattgCCCAGGATTGAGgacctctttgatcagttataaGGAGCCTCTGTattttcaaagattgatcttcgtgCTGGTTATCACCAGCTGAAAGTTAAGGAGTCAGATGTATTCAAGACAGCATTTAGGACTCATTACggccactacgagttccttgtgatgtcGTTTGGATTGACGAACGTGCCCGCGGTCTTCATGGACCTCATGAACCGCGTCTTTCAGCCATACTTAGACCGGTTTGTTattgttttcattgatgacatcctcATCTACTCCAAGGACCGAGCGGAGCATGCCCAACATTTGAGGACAGTTCTTAAGGTGATTTGAGATCAGAGATTGTTTGCTAAGTTCGACAAGTGTGATTTTTGGTTGGATATAGTAGCATTCTTGGGTCATGTAATCTCCAAAAGTGGTGTAGAGGTTGATCCCTCtaaggttcaagcagtgaaaGAGTGGGCTATACCTAGTAATgcatcggagattcgcagtttccttggtttggcaggctattataggaagttcatcaagggctTTTCATCCATAGCAGTACCCTTGACCtcattgaccaagaagaacgctAAGTTTGATTGGAGTCCGGAGTGTCAAGAGAGCTTTGACGTATTGAAGACAGCTCTCACGACAGCGCCAGTGTTAGCCATGCCATCAGGGCAAGGTGACTTTGttgtttacacggatgcttctaaACTGGGATTAGGAGAAGTTCTTATGCAGCGGGAGAAagtgattgcctatgcttccAGGCAACTGAAGGGACATGAGAAGAACTATCAtactcatgatttggagttggctgCCTTAGTCTtcgcactcaagatttggacaCACTATCTATATGGAGAAAAGTGCAAGATCTTTACGGACCACTAGAGCCTCaaatacttcttcacccagaaggagttgaacatgaggaaGCAGAGATGgctagagttggtgaaggactacgactgCGACATTAGTTACCATCtgggtaaggctaatgtcgtTTCGGATTCCTTGAGTAGGAAAGCAGCAGTGATTTCCTCCTTGTCAGTGTCTAGGCCTTTGCAATATGAGATTcaaaggtttgatttggagttttatgCCAGGGGTAGAGCGCCCCGATTATCTTCATTGACAGTGGGGACTACATTGTTTGACCGTATCCGTGCTGAACAGGCTAATGATGAGCAGTTAGGTAAGTGGAGAAAGAGAGATGAGGATAGGAGTAGTGGTTTGTACTCAATGGTTGACGGGATTGTGAAATTTCGAGGACGGTTTTGGGTGCCCACAAGTGACTCTTTGCGTACTACGATCAtggcagaggctcatgcatcgcCGTACTCCATCCACCCAGGGAGTACAAAGATGTGCCATGATCTTCAGTAGTTATATTGGTGGTCGGGAATGAAGCGAGACATTGCCCGATTTGTGGCTGAGTGTCTGACTTGCCAGCATGTTAAGGCGGAACATCAGAGACCCGCTGGGTTACTCAAGCCTCTCCCTATACCTGAGTGGAAATCGGAGAATGTtacgatggattttgtagtgGGATTGCCAAGGACAGTGAAGAATTCGAATGACATATGGGTTATTGTAGACCGCCTCACTAAGTCGGCACACTTTCTAACGGTTAGGACGACCTACTCCATGGATCAATATGCGGACTTTTACATCCGTGAGATAGTCAGACTTCATGGTATTCCTGTCTCCATAGTGTCTGACCGAGACCCACGGTTCacttcgtctttttggaagagCCTTCATTCAGCGTTGGGGACGaaacttttgttcagtacatcATTTCACCCTCAGACGGATGGGCAATTCGAGAGGGTAATACAGATattggaggatcttttgagggctTGTGCTATTGACTTTCAGGGAAGCTGGGAGTCGAgattacccttggtggagtttgcgtataataacagctatcaggccACCATCGGTTATGGCACCttatgaggcattgtatggcaGACCATGTAGATCACCGGTTTTGTGGACCGAGGCCGGTGAGAGATCGGAGTTAGGGCCGGAGATTGTACAGCAAACAGCTGAGGTTGTAACCAAGATCCGAGACAAGATGAGGACTGCTCAAAGAAGACAGAAGAGTTACGCTGATAATAGGAGGAGAGACTTAGAATTTTCGGTGGGAGATCACGTGTTTATCCGAGTAGCTCCTATGAAAGGCGTGATGAGGTTTGGCAAGAAAGggaagttggcaccgaggttcATCGAACCTTTCGAGATATTGGACAAGATAGGGGCATTGGCGTATAGAGTAGCCTTGCCACCTAGCCTTGATGGAGTCCATAATGTCTTCCAcgtgtcgatgttgaggaagtacatctcgaatcCGTCTCATGTGCTCAGTTGTGAACCTCTTCAGTTATCTCCTCACATGACCTATAAGGAGAGGCCCGATCGGATTCTTGATAGGCAAGAGAGGAGACTTCGCAACAAGTCGATACCAATGGTCAAGGTTGGTTGGTTGCATCATACAGATGAGGAAGCTAATTGGGAGTCAGAGGTTGACAtcaggactcgctacccggagctCTTCGGCAAGCtttaattttgaggacgaaatttcttttTAGGGGGggaggaattgtgacgcctaaaatccataaattaaattccatgcctaaaattgttttaatgtttaaattctaaaattcatggtaatttaaatgatttaaatctccttggaatttatttatatgatataaaagattaaatttctTAAATTGCTTGTATTGGTGACTTCCGGCTTCGGCGCGCGGCGAAGGCAAACACGGCGGGAAAATCCTCCATTTTAAATATAGGTGACCTAAATTTCATGAGTAGtgctgaaaataaaataaaaatatttattttagatttttcgTTTAAGAAAAATCGTGTAAGCGCATTTTCGCGCGTAATCTTTAAATTTCCCAAATTGGTCTTTTTTGACCCGAACAAGTGAAATTCCATTCTTGGcatttaaaatttaagattttAGACTTAGAACTTTAAATTAGAGGCAATCCTAcaagctaaaattttaaaatcaaaactaaCACTTTTAGTGGTCAAAAATCACTTTTTGACTTGTCCTACTCTCACACActcacacctatacatacatatacatattatatcACACACAACTTAAACCCTAGCACTTTAATACTAttctagccgcctccctcctccTACTCCTCACTCTCACGCCATTTCACCCCCCTCCCTCAGGAAACCATCGGCCACTCCTCCTCCTTCCTCCCCTCGCCGCCGGCAGCCCCTCCTTGCCATCCAGCCGCCATCCAGCCACTGTGAAGGCCACCTAGGAGGCTTTTCCAGCTCCAgccgtgtgtgtgtgtgcttaGCCACCTCTTCCCTTGTTCCCTTTCAAGATTTAAGGAAAGAAATTCCTTTCTACTTTTAAAACCCAAGCATAGGTTATAAGTTTCTTGGCCCTTCCTTGTAATTTCGATTTTTGGGAGATTTTTAGTgtaatatgtgtgtgtgtgtgtgtgtgtgttcggttTTCAGTAGGATTAAGTGGGCTTGGGGTTGGCTTTGTGCATTTTAAATTCTAGCTTGCTTTTTGAGCTCATATGAATGATTTACATGCTCTTAAATGAAGTTTTGCATGAAGTGGTATAAAAATCAGAAATGATGCATTGATTCCAATCTATTTTCATGTGTGTATGGTGGGTTTTAAGCCTCATATGTTGTTGTCCAAGTTAATTTATACATGTGCTTTGAaatgttgtgaaaaatattGAGTTGTGGTGTTTGGATTGGAATTTTTGTAACCAATGGATGAATGGAGTTAAGGGGCTGCCATGGGATGTTTATGGGGTTAAACATGAGTATTTGAATGTGCTTGAGGAGGGTTATAGGGCTGGTCGTGGAGTAGTTAAGTGGTGTGGTTGGTTAGTAGTGTTTTGAAGTCGTTGGGGGCTAGTAGTTAGTCGTTGGGGCCTAGTAGTGTTTTGAAGTCGTTGAGGGCTAGTAATTTAAGGTGTATTTGAGGTACCGGTTCAAACGGGAAGTCTTTTGAATTTAATTAggatgagttatggattttatgTTTTAACCGCTCGAGTTAGGCCCTTGTGAGCGTAAACTTAAGTGGGAGGAGAAAAGACTTTAAGGTGATAGCGCTCCCCTACActccaatcatccataaaaatttaTGTCATGCTATAGTTTGAGTTTCATGTTGTTTTAATTATTCAACGCCATTTATTCGCGTGTGTGACTTCAAATTTGTTTAATAATCTAGCCCCGAAGTCTTGTATTAAAGAATGCTTGTAAAGGCAAATGTTGAAATGAGAAAATGTTGAATGAAAGGAAAAGGGTGAGTTGATTATGACTTAGACGTGTAATGATGGGTCAGGGGATGCCTTGGTTCACTTGCCAAAATGAGACGTGTAGAACGGGGTCGGGAGACATCTCGACTTTCCTACCAAATTAGACGTGTAGATcggggttgggagaaatctcgacttccctaccaaatcagaggggcaat comes from Henckelia pumila isolate YLH828 chromosome 4, ASM3356847v2, whole genome shotgun sequence and encodes:
- the LOC140862404 gene encoding uncharacterized protein, which translates into the protein MRTAQRRQKSYADNRRRDLEFSVGDHVFIRVAPMKGVMRFGKKGKLAPRFIEPFEILDKIGALAYRVALPPSLDGVHNVFHVSMLRKYISNPSHVLSCEPLQLSPHMTYKERPDRILDRQERRLRNKSIPMVKVGWLHHTDEEANWESEVDIRTRYPELFGKL